A stretch of the Dioscorea cayenensis subsp. rotundata cultivar TDr96_F1 chromosome 4, TDr96_F1_v2_PseudoChromosome.rev07_lg8_w22 25.fasta, whole genome shotgun sequence genome encodes the following:
- the LOC120258005 gene encoding uncharacterized protein LOC120258005 isoform X2 translates to MAKPSVSLAFVVILCFFCLSAVAKPHNRPISDNEVRAKKNACYSDIESGMWGWKCKSSMIEKENCALRCVSPVCYDLIYGGDPLEEGEKDYVRSQEFKYCLHKYIQTHLAH, encoded by the exons ATGGCGAAACCCTCAGTTTCCTTGGCGTTCGTCGTGATCCTCTGCTTCTTCTGTCTCTCCGCCGTAGCAAAACCCCACAATCGCCCTATAAGC GACAATGAGGTTAGAGCGAAGAAGAACGCTTGCTACTCAGACATCGAGAG tggtaTGTGGGGATGGAAGTGCAAGTCTTCGATGATCGAGAAGGAGAATTGTGCATTGCGATGTGTTTCTCCAGTTTGCTATGATCTAATCTATGGGGGGGATCCG TTGGAAGAAGGCGAGAAGGATTATGTGCGCAGCCAAGAATTCAAGTACTGCTTACACAA GTATATTCAAACACACCTTGCACATTAA
- the LOC120259310 gene encoding serine--tRNA ligase, chloroplastic/mitochondrial isoform X1, giving the protein MMKMMMISSGGTALQTLRLAPSLCKPPSLQTLTRYRHGLFRGPRLLPSLLRAVSSPALQPSSSGVEDEKVVVAKPQWKAAIDFKWIRENKDLVAGNIRNRNSSANLDLVLELYEKYLGLQKEVERLRAERNAVANKMKGKLEPSVRQALVEEGKNLKEALVTLEEDLVQLTDRLQQEAQSIPNITHPDVPIGGEESSIVRKMVGCQPEFTFTVRDHLQIGKDLDLFDFDAASEVSGSKFYYLKNEAVLLEMGLINWALTEVTKKGFTPLITPEIVRSSVVEKCGFQPRGQNTQVYSIEGSDQCLIGTAEIPVGGIHMDSILPDSALPLKYVAFSHCFRTEAGAAGAATRGLYRVHQFSKVEMFIFCQPEDSNMYHEELIQIEEDLFTSLGLHFKTLDMATGDLGAPAYRKFDVEAWMPGLGRFGEISSASNCTDYQSRRLGIRFRPFLSDASPANSKKGKGSAAPTQFVHTLNATACAVPRMIVCLLENFQQEDGSVFIPEPLRPFMGGLQVISPKFK; this is encoded by the exons atgatgaagatgatgatgatatcgAGCGGCGGCACTGCTCTCCAAACCTTGAGGCTCGCTCCATCTCTTTGCAAGCCTCCATCCCTGCAAACCCTAACCCGTTATCGCCATGGCCTCTTTCGAGGGCCTCGCTTGCTGCCATCTCTGCTCCGGGCCGTCTCCTCTCCTGCTCTCCAGCCGTCCTCTTCGGGCGTGGAGGATGAGAAAG TGGTGGTGGCAAAGCCTCAGTGGAAGGCGGCCATAGATTTCAAGTGGATTCGGGAAAACAAGGACCTTGTTGCGGGAAACATTAGGAACAGGAACTCCAGTGCCAATTTGGATCTCGTGCTTGAGCTCTATGAGAAGTATCTCGGTCTTCAGAAG GAAGTTGAACGGCTTAGGGCTGAAAGAAATGCTGTTGCCAacaaaatgaaaggaaaacTAGAGCCATCTGTGCGTCAGGCTCTTGTTGAAGAAG GTAAGAACTTGAAAGAGGCACTTGTCACCTTGGAAGAAGATCTTGTACAGCTGACTGATAGGCTCCAACAAGAAGCCCAATCTATTCCAAATATTACTCATCCAGATGTTCCTATTGGGGGCGAGGAAAGTTCCATAGTGAGAAAGATG GTTGGCTGTCAACCAGAATTTACCTTTACAGTGAGAGACCATCTTCAGATTGGAAAAGACCTAGATTTGTTCGACTTTGATGCAGCATCTGAG GTCAGTGGATCAAAGTTTTACTACTTGAAGAATGAAGCTGTTTTATTGGAAATGGGCCTTATCAATTGGGCACTTACAGAAGTTACAAAGAAGGGGTTTACACCTCTAATTACCCCGGAGATTGTTAGGTCATCTGTTGTTGAGAAGTGTGGCTTTCAACCTCGTGGGCAGAATACTCAG GTTTATTCTATCGAAGGCAGTGACCAATGCCTAATCGGAACTGCAGAGATTCCTGTTGGAGGCATCCATATGGATTCAATTCTTCCTGACTCTGCCTTGCCTTTGAAATATGTAGCCTTTTCCCATTGTTTTCGTACTGAAGCTGGTGCTGCTGGTGCTGCTACAAG GGGTCTTTACCGAGTACACCAGTTTAGCAAAGTTGAAATGTTCATTTTCTGTCAACCAGAAGACAGTAACATGTACCATGAGGAGCTTATTCAGATTGAAGAAGATCTTTTCACATCGCTTGGTCTTCATTTCAA GACATTGGATATGGCAACTGGTGATTTGGGTGCACCTGCTTATCGTAAGTTTGATGTGGAGGCATGGATGCCTGGCCTAGGTCGGTTTGGTGAG ATATCAAGCGCTTCAAACTGCACAGATTATCAGAGCCGGAGGCTTGGCATTCGATTCCGACCATTTTTGTCAGATGCTTCTCCAGCTAACTCAAAGAAAGGCAAGGGTAGTGCTGCTCCGACCCAGTTTGTGCACACTCTTAACGCCACTGCCTGTGCTGTGCCTCGGATGATTGTGTGTCTACTGGAGAATTTCCAGCAAGAGGATGGTTCAGTGTTTATTCCAGAGCCACTGAGGCCTTTCATGGGCGGGCTTCAAGTTATCTCCCCAAAATTCAAGTAA
- the LOC120258005 gene encoding uncharacterized protein LOC120258005 isoform X1, with amino-acid sequence MAKPSVSLAFVVILCFFCLSAVAKPHNRPISDNEVRAKKNACYSDIESGMWGWKCKSSMIEKENCALRCVSPVCYDLIYGGDPLEEGEKDYVRSQEFKYCLHKLSLGESLDGVKGAFA; translated from the exons ATGGCGAAACCCTCAGTTTCCTTGGCGTTCGTCGTGATCCTCTGCTTCTTCTGTCTCTCCGCCGTAGCAAAACCCCACAATCGCCCTATAAGC GACAATGAGGTTAGAGCGAAGAAGAACGCTTGCTACTCAGACATCGAGAG tggtaTGTGGGGATGGAAGTGCAAGTCTTCGATGATCGAGAAGGAGAATTGTGCATTGCGATGTGTTTCTCCAGTTTGCTATGATCTAATCTATGGGGGGGATCCG TTGGAAGAAGGCGAGAAGGATTATGTGCGCAGCCAAGAATTCAAGTACTGCTTACACAA ATTATCACTGGGTGAGAGTCTAGATGGAGTGAAGGGGGCGTTTGCTTAG
- the LOC120259310 gene encoding serine--tRNA ligase, chloroplastic/mitochondrial isoform X2 — MRSISVFRSHRWQEVERLRAERNAVANKMKGKLEPSVRQALVEEGKNLKEALVTLEEDLVQLTDRLQQEAQSIPNITHPDVPIGGEESSIVRKMVGCQPEFTFTVRDHLQIGKDLDLFDFDAASEVSGSKFYYLKNEAVLLEMGLINWALTEVTKKGFTPLITPEIVRSSVVEKCGFQPRGQNTQVYSIEGSDQCLIGTAEIPVGGIHMDSILPDSALPLKYVAFSHCFRTEAGAAGAATRGLYRVHQFSKVEMFIFCQPEDSNMYHEELIQIEEDLFTSLGLHFKTLDMATGDLGAPAYRKFDVEAWMPGLGRFGEISSASNCTDYQSRRLGIRFRPFLSDASPANSKKGKGSAAPTQFVHTLNATACAVPRMIVCLLENFQQEDGSVFIPEPLRPFMGGLQVISPKFK, encoded by the exons ATGAGAAGTATCTCGGTCTTCAGAAG TCACAGATGGCAGGAAGTTGAACGGCTTAGGGCTGAAAGAAATGCTGTTGCCAacaaaatgaaaggaaaacTAGAGCCATCTGTGCGTCAGGCTCTTGTTGAAGAAG GTAAGAACTTGAAAGAGGCACTTGTCACCTTGGAAGAAGATCTTGTACAGCTGACTGATAGGCTCCAACAAGAAGCCCAATCTATTCCAAATATTACTCATCCAGATGTTCCTATTGGGGGCGAGGAAAGTTCCATAGTGAGAAAGATG GTTGGCTGTCAACCAGAATTTACCTTTACAGTGAGAGACCATCTTCAGATTGGAAAAGACCTAGATTTGTTCGACTTTGATGCAGCATCTGAG GTCAGTGGATCAAAGTTTTACTACTTGAAGAATGAAGCTGTTTTATTGGAAATGGGCCTTATCAATTGGGCACTTACAGAAGTTACAAAGAAGGGGTTTACACCTCTAATTACCCCGGAGATTGTTAGGTCATCTGTTGTTGAGAAGTGTGGCTTTCAACCTCGTGGGCAGAATACTCAG GTTTATTCTATCGAAGGCAGTGACCAATGCCTAATCGGAACTGCAGAGATTCCTGTTGGAGGCATCCATATGGATTCAATTCTTCCTGACTCTGCCTTGCCTTTGAAATATGTAGCCTTTTCCCATTGTTTTCGTACTGAAGCTGGTGCTGCTGGTGCTGCTACAAG GGGTCTTTACCGAGTACACCAGTTTAGCAAAGTTGAAATGTTCATTTTCTGTCAACCAGAAGACAGTAACATGTACCATGAGGAGCTTATTCAGATTGAAGAAGATCTTTTCACATCGCTTGGTCTTCATTTCAA GACATTGGATATGGCAACTGGTGATTTGGGTGCACCTGCTTATCGTAAGTTTGATGTGGAGGCATGGATGCCTGGCCTAGGTCGGTTTGGTGAG ATATCAAGCGCTTCAAACTGCACAGATTATCAGAGCCGGAGGCTTGGCATTCGATTCCGACCATTTTTGTCAGATGCTTCTCCAGCTAACTCAAAGAAAGGCAAGGGTAGTGCTGCTCCGACCCAGTTTGTGCACACTCTTAACGCCACTGCCTGTGCTGTGCCTCGGATGATTGTGTGTCTACTGGAGAATTTCCAGCAAGAGGATGGTTCAGTGTTTATTCCAGAGCCACTGAGGCCTTTCATGGGCGGGCTTCAAGTTATCTCCCCAAAATTCAAGTAA
- the LOC120259310 gene encoding serine--tRNA ligase, chloroplastic/mitochondrial isoform X3 — translation MRSISVFRRWQEVERLRAERNAVANKMKGKLEPSVRQALVEEGKNLKEALVTLEEDLVQLTDRLQQEAQSIPNITHPDVPIGGEESSIVRKMVGCQPEFTFTVRDHLQIGKDLDLFDFDAASEVSGSKFYYLKNEAVLLEMGLINWALTEVTKKGFTPLITPEIVRSSVVEKCGFQPRGQNTQVYSIEGSDQCLIGTAEIPVGGIHMDSILPDSALPLKYVAFSHCFRTEAGAAGAATRGLYRVHQFSKVEMFIFCQPEDSNMYHEELIQIEEDLFTSLGLHFKTLDMATGDLGAPAYRKFDVEAWMPGLGRFGEISSASNCTDYQSRRLGIRFRPFLSDASPANSKKGKGSAAPTQFVHTLNATACAVPRMIVCLLENFQQEDGSVFIPEPLRPFMGGLQVISPKFK, via the exons ATGAGAAGTATCTCGGTCTTCAGAAG ATGGCAGGAAGTTGAACGGCTTAGGGCTGAAAGAAATGCTGTTGCCAacaaaatgaaaggaaaacTAGAGCCATCTGTGCGTCAGGCTCTTGTTGAAGAAG GTAAGAACTTGAAAGAGGCACTTGTCACCTTGGAAGAAGATCTTGTACAGCTGACTGATAGGCTCCAACAAGAAGCCCAATCTATTCCAAATATTACTCATCCAGATGTTCCTATTGGGGGCGAGGAAAGTTCCATAGTGAGAAAGATG GTTGGCTGTCAACCAGAATTTACCTTTACAGTGAGAGACCATCTTCAGATTGGAAAAGACCTAGATTTGTTCGACTTTGATGCAGCATCTGAG GTCAGTGGATCAAAGTTTTACTACTTGAAGAATGAAGCTGTTTTATTGGAAATGGGCCTTATCAATTGGGCACTTACAGAAGTTACAAAGAAGGGGTTTACACCTCTAATTACCCCGGAGATTGTTAGGTCATCTGTTGTTGAGAAGTGTGGCTTTCAACCTCGTGGGCAGAATACTCAG GTTTATTCTATCGAAGGCAGTGACCAATGCCTAATCGGAACTGCAGAGATTCCTGTTGGAGGCATCCATATGGATTCAATTCTTCCTGACTCTGCCTTGCCTTTGAAATATGTAGCCTTTTCCCATTGTTTTCGTACTGAAGCTGGTGCTGCTGGTGCTGCTACAAG GGGTCTTTACCGAGTACACCAGTTTAGCAAAGTTGAAATGTTCATTTTCTGTCAACCAGAAGACAGTAACATGTACCATGAGGAGCTTATTCAGATTGAAGAAGATCTTTTCACATCGCTTGGTCTTCATTTCAA GACATTGGATATGGCAACTGGTGATTTGGGTGCACCTGCTTATCGTAAGTTTGATGTGGAGGCATGGATGCCTGGCCTAGGTCGGTTTGGTGAG ATATCAAGCGCTTCAAACTGCACAGATTATCAGAGCCGGAGGCTTGGCATTCGATTCCGACCATTTTTGTCAGATGCTTCTCCAGCTAACTCAAAGAAAGGCAAGGGTAGTGCTGCTCCGACCCAGTTTGTGCACACTCTTAACGCCACTGCCTGTGCTGTGCCTCGGATGATTGTGTGTCTACTGGAGAATTTCCAGCAAGAGGATGGTTCAGTGTTTATTCCAGAGCCACTGAGGCCTTTCATGGGCGGGCTTCAAGTTATCTCCCCAAAATTCAAGTAA
- the LOC120257849 gene encoding 3-dehydrosphinganine reductase TSC10A-like encodes MASLYLLLLGILLLPFLLLLVLAFLAWPAPVKLQLKGRHVLISGGSSGIGLAMARQAASEGAHVSILARNPAKLEAAREAIRQATGSDVSILSVDVQDFDSVSKAIQDASPIDVLVANHGVYFSQELELQDLQEIKLQVEINLMGTFHLIKAALPGMKQNAKNTNFPASIAIMSSQSGQVGIYGYGAYSATKYALRGLAEALRHEVVLDNIYVSLIFPPGTETPGFAEEKKRRSELINMIAASSGCMKADEVAEKAFNGIKCGTFIIPCNFEGVMLAIATAGLYPQNSCLGAFVEVIGAGFMRFVGLCFQWKWFGIIEKYHAKRNGS; translated from the exons ATGGCTTCCCTCTACCTCCTCCTTCTCGGTATCCTCTTGCTGCCTTTCTTGCTACTCTTGGTTCTTGCCTTCTTGGCATGGCCAGCCCCAGTGAAACTACAGTTGAAGGGGCGCCATGTGCTGATCTCCGGCGGTTCATCCGGCATCGGCCTAGCCATGGCACGCCAGGCCGCATCCGAAGGCGCGCACGTCTCCATCCTTGCCCGCAACCCAGCCAAGCTCGAAGCCGCCCGCGAAGCCATCCGCCAGGCCACTGGCTCTGATGTCTCAATCCTCAGCGTGGACGTTCAGGATTTTGATTCAGTCTCCAAAGCTATTCAAGACGCAAGCCCAATTGATGTCTTAGTAGCCAATCATGGTGTCTACTTTTCCCAAGAGCTGGAGCTTCAAGACTTGCAGGAAATTAAACTTCAAGTTGAAATCAATCTCATGGGTACCTTCCATCTTATCAAGGCTGCATTGCCAGGAATGAAGCAGAATGCTAAGAACACCAACTTTCCTGCTTCCATTGCTATCATGTCATCCCAATCTGGTCAG GTGGGTATATATGGATATGGGGCTTACTCAGCCACCAAATATGCTCTTCGTGGCTTAGCGGAAGCTTTGCGGCATGAGGTCGTCTTAGACAATATATATGTCTCTCTTATATTTCCTCCTGGTACTGAAACTCCGGGTTTCGCTGAAG agaaaaagagaagatcTGAGCTTATCAATATGATAGCTGCATCTTCAGGTTGTATGAAGGCTGATGAAGTTGCTGAGAAGGCTTTCAATGGGATCAAATGTGGCACATTTATCATCCCTTGCAATTTTGAGGGTGTCATGTTAGCCATTGCAACTGCTGGACTTTATCCTCAGAATTCTTGCCTTGGCGCATTTGTTGAAGTGATTGGTGCTGGTTTTATGCGCTTTGTGGGTTTATGCTTCCAGTGGAAATGGTTTGGGATCATTGAAAAGTATCATGCCAAAAGGAATG GGAGCTAG
- the LOC120258236 gene encoding uncharacterized mitochondrial protein AtMg00810-like, producing the protein MLKEFKEEMMKTFEMSDLGELKYILGLEVKNLNDGLFVSQHKYAANLLNKFGMENCNSATTPMNTNEHLQLHDDSENVCSTKYRRIVGGLLYLTHTKPDLMFAVSTVSRFMSSPSSHHYGALKRILRYVKGTLNYGLFYKTIGGLELQGHSDSDWGGSIDDRRSTSGWCFSLRSAVIAWSSKKQTIAALSSTEAEYITLTSAACEAVWLRRLMNDLYEKQTSASVIYCDSNQPFKLLETQYIMEEQNILTPVITSSEI; encoded by the coding sequence ATGTTGAAAGAATTCAAAGAGGAGATGATGAAGACGTTTGAAATGTCTGATCTTGGGGAGTTAAAGTATATTCTCGGATTAGAAGTAAAGAATTTGAATGATGGTCTCTTTGTGTCTCAGCACAAATATGCAGCTAATCTATTAAACAAGTTTGGAATGGAAAATTGCAACTCAGCTACAACTCCAATGAATACAAATGAGCATCTTCAATTACATGATGATTCTGAGAATGTCTGTTCCACAAAATACAGAAGAATTGTGGGTGGTTTGCTCTATCTCACTCACACTAAACCAGACCTCATGTTTGCTGTGTCCACTGTGTCACGATTCATGAGCTCTCCTTCTTCTCATCACTATGGTGCATTAAAGAGGATACTCAGGTATGTGAAAGGCACTCTGAATTATGGTTTGTTCTATAAAACAATAGGTGGTTTGGAATTGCAAGGCCATTCGGACAGCGATTGGGGTGGATCCATTGATGATAGGCGAAGCACTTCAGGCTGGTGTTTTTCTCTTAGATCAGCTGTCATTGCTTGGAGCTCGAAGAAGCAAACCATTGCTGCACTTTCCAGTACTGAAGCTGAGTACATTACACTCACCTCTGCAGCCTGTGAAGCAGTTTGGTTGAGAAGGTTAATGAATGATTTGTATGAGAAACAAACAAGTGCATCAGTTATATACTGTGACAGCAATCAGCCATTCAAATTGCTAGAAACCCAATACATCATGGAAGAACAAAACATATTGACACCCGTTATCACTTCATCAGAGATCTAG